From Vanessa tameamea isolate UH-Manoa-2023 chromosome 26, ilVanTame1 primary haplotype, whole genome shotgun sequence, one genomic window encodes:
- the LOC113393388 gene encoding dual specificity protein phosphatase MPK-4-like, whose translation MISVRGFLVVMLRSAFVVAFLSIPNPVVAFTGLKHWSRKALYNKIDLCTQSCYSQIIPGLYLSNARAAGDRNVLDHLKITHVLTVETRRLPKSTFIDTNISTLYIRAYDTPTTNLMPYFPMANAFIEEGLQKGNVLVHCHFGVSRSATIVIAFIMAKYKLTFEQAYAFVRQRRRFINPNPGFVNQLKQYHRMNYDVRGYQRFEAYMNVNARKHKYKIASLAAVVVGLLVPIAVLI comes from the coding sequence ATGATAAGTGTGAGAGGTTTCCTCGTGGTGATGTTGAGGAGCGCATTTGTCGTTGCTTTCCTCAGCATTCCGAATCCGGTCGTCGCTTTCACGGGACTCAAGCACTGGTCCAGGAAAGCGCTGTACAATAAGATCGACCTCTGCACACAGTCCTGTTACAGTCAGATCATCCCTGGACTATATTTGAGCAATGCACGGGCTGCAGGCGACCGAAATGTGCTCGACCATCTTAAGATCACCCATGTTCTCACAGTTGAGACACGCCGGTTACCAAAATCAACTTTTATCGATACCAACATCAGTACACTCTACATTAGGGCCTACGACACTCCTACCACCAATCTCATGCCCTACTTCCCAATGGCCAACGCTTTCATCGAGGAGGGCTTACAGAAAGGCAATGTGCTCGTCCATTGCCATTTTGGAGTTTCCAGATCTGCTACCATCGTCATTGCCTTCATCATGGCGAAATACAAGTTGACGTTTGAGCAAGCTTACGCATTTGTACGGCAAAGAAGAAGGTTCATCAACCCTAACCCTGGTTTTGTGAATCAATTGAAACAGTATCATAGGATGAATTACGATGTGAGGGGATACCAAAGATTCGAAGCGTATATGAACGTAAACGCAAGGAAACACAAATATAAGATCGCATCCTTGGCTGCTGTTGTAGTTGGACTTCTAGTACCTATCGCTGTtcttatttga